Genomic DNA from Amycolatopsis alba DSM 44262:
TCGCGATCTTGCGGGAACTGCGTGACTCCAGTGCCCGTGACGCCATCGACTGGTCGCGTCTCGACGTCTACTGGGGCGACGAGCGGTTCGTCCCGGCGGACTCGGACGAGCGCAACGAGAAGCAGGCCCGCGAGGCGCTGCTCGACCACGTTCCGCTCGACCCGAAGCGGGTGCACGCCATGGCACCCTCCGATGGCGAGTTCGGCGATGACGTGGATGCCGCCGCCGCGGCCTACGCCGAAGTGCTCACCAGCGACGTCCCGGCCTTCGACATCATGCTGCTGGGACTCGGCGGGGAGGGGCACACCGCCTCGATCTTCCCGGAGAGCCCGGCGGTATTCGAGAAGGACCGCTCGGTCGTCGCGGTGCGCGACTGTCCGAAGCCGCCGCCGACCAGGATCTCGCTGACCCTGCCCGCGATCCGTCGCGCGCAGGACATCTGGCTGGTCACCGGTGGCGACGCCAAGGCGGACGCCGTCGCGCAGGCGCTGGCCGGTGCGGGCGAGGTCCAGATCCCGGTGGCGGGGGCACGCGGCAGCCGTCGCACGCTCTGGCTGCTGGACCGGGGTTCCGCCTCGAAGCTCACGAAGGTCTATCAGTCACCGACCGCCTGACCTGGTGACACGATGAAGGGCACTTTCCCCGCAGGGTATGCGGGGAAAGCGCCCTTCAGTCTTGGTACCGGCGACCCGATCCCGCGGCATTCGTTCGCGGGTGGACTGTGCTGGTGTCGCGAAAGCCACTTTCGGGACACCGGATGTCCCGAAAGTGGCTTTCGCGACGCCGGAAACCCTGGGCACAGGGAACAACATGCAACCTTTGCCAGCACCTCCCCTTCGGTTGGGCCAAAGGAAGGGGGCCTTCACTCGCATTCGGCGGTTTCGTGACACCCCCATGGAGGACGTCCGCGAGGGCGGTTCTTCCCTACCCTGAAGGAACCCAAGCTCCGGTCCCCGGCCAACAGTCACCGTCCGAACGCGAAAAGTGACATAGATCAACTCTCGCCGGCTTCATCGTCAGAGCCGGCCCACTCGCCCGTCGAAGTGATCAGCGGACCACTGAGCCCGAGTGGTCCGGTGTGGATCCGACCGACCGAACGTTCATGCACCTGTCCGTAGAACGGACAGTGACGAGACAGTTGCTAGCCCGACTGGGGGAAACTTACCGTCCTGCTACATCCACCCGTTAGCATCCGCACATTTGTTCGTTCCTGCGCGTCCCGATCGGGCGAAGAACACGTCTCACCATTCAAGTCCACAAGACGAGTGAGGTCGCCAGCGATGAGCACAGAGGGTCTCTCGATGCCAGGTATCTCGGTGGGCGGCTCCGGAGCGGACGCCGCCGACCGGATGCGCCGTGCCGCCGGGATCGTGTCGTTCGCCAAGATCAAACGTCCGGCGCTGGTCGCGCTGGGGCTCGACACCCTCGCGATCTTCCTGGCCGCGCTCGACGTCTGGCTGGTGATCCCCGAGAAGGCCCAGCCGTACTCCATCTACCTGTCCGGCGCCGCGTGCCTCGGCCTCGCCTTCCGCCGCAAGCTGCCGTTCCTCGCGGTGATCGTCACCGTCCCCGGCTTCCTGGCGGGCTGGTCACAGCTGGCCGCGATGATCGCGCTCGGCTTCCTCGCCACCCGCAAGCAGATGCACTGGCAGACCTGGACCGGGTTCGCGCTCGTTTTCACCTGCCGGTTCGTCCAGTGGCCGCTGGCCGACTTCGTCGAGCTCAGCTGGCGTGAGCACGTCCTGGACGGGATCTACGGCGTCATCGTCGCCGGGATGCCGGTGGCCATCGGCCTGCTCATCGGAGCGCGGACCGAGATCTCGCAGAAGCTGTCCGAACTCGCCGCCAGCCGCGACCGCGAACGCCGCTTCCACGCCGACGCCGTCCGCGCGGAGGAGCGCGCCCGCCTGGCGCGGGAGATGCACGACGTCGTCTCGCACCAGATCACGCTGATCGCGATGCAGGCAGGCGCGCTCCAGGCGCAGACCTCCGACGCCCGGTCGCTCGAGACCGCGCAGGTCATCCGGCAGCTCAGCACCAAGACGCTCGAAGAACTGCGCTCGCTCGTGAGCGTGCTCCGCTCGGGCTCCGAAGAAGACGGGCCGCGGCCGGGGATCAACGAACTCGACCGGCTGATCCGCGGCTCGGACGTGCCGGTGCATCTCACCGTCGAGCGGATCCCCGACCTCCTGCCCAGTCAGATTTCGGCGGCGGCCTATCGGACCGTGCAGGAATGCCTGACCAACGTTCACAAGCACGCACCGGGCGCCACCGCGACCATCCGGATCCAGGGCGAGCACGGTTCGCTCAAGGTCGAAATACGCAATGAGCGCGCTCGGACGCCCGGTTCGGCCCTGCCCTCGGGAGGGCACGGGCTGACCGGGCTGGCCGAACGCGCTCGACTGCTGGGCGGGAGCTTCGAAACCGCCGACACCGAGGACGGCGGGTTCCGGGTGCGTGCCCGGTACCCGCTCGACCGGTGAGCGGCCAGTGGCCGGCGGAGCTGCGCTGAACCCGCCTGGCCGTAGGCCCCCGCTATCCCGGCGGCAGGGCGCACCCGCCAACCGGCAATGGCATGCCGGACGGGCGCCCTGGCGACGGGATCGCGGACGCGGGCTCAGCCCTGAAACAGCAGCAGGCTAGATCTCCCGGCGCTGGCGCAACCGCTCCAGCGCCTCGGCGAGGATGGCCTCGCCGTCGGCGTCGGAACGCCGTTCCTTCACGTACGCAAGGTGAGTCTTGTAAGGCTCGGTCCGGGGCGCGGCAGGCGGGTTCTTCTCGTCCTGCCCACCCGGAAGCCCGCAGCGTGGGCAGTCCCACTCTTCGGGAATCTCCGCGTCCATCGAGAACGACGGCTGCGCCTCGTGCCTGTTGGCACACCAGTAGGAAATGCGGCGCCGCGGCGCCGACTCACCCCGTTCCGATTCGCCCGAAGGCCCGGCACCCACACGGGTGCCTCGAATCGCGTTACCGCCAACCATGAATCCTCACACCTATAGGGATCGGCGGCGCGCCCCCCATAGGCACGCCGAAACACCTGGATCGATCAGACCTTGAGCAGGAGCCCGAGGCCGATGATGCTGATCAGCCACACCGCGCCGAGAAGCAGCGTGATCCGGTCGAGGTTCTTCTCGGCCACGCTCGAGCCGGACAGGCTCGACTGCATACCGCCACCGAACAGCGAAGACAGACCGCCACCACGGCCGCGGTGCAGCAACACGGCGACCACCAGGAAAAAGCTGGAGGCGATCAACAGGATTTGCAGGAACAGCTTCATGTCATCCTCTGCGCTCTTGGAGAATGCAGGAAAACGGTGCGTGCTGGCGGCTCATGACCGCCAGGACACACCGTACTCCTGGACTCGTCCACTGCTGTGTGACGGACCGGATACCCAGGTTACCCGGTAGGTGCCCCGATCAGGGCAGGGGCCCGCCCGCGGCGAGTGCGCAGAGTTTGGTGAACTCGTCACCATCCAGGCTCGCACCACCGACGAGGGCACCATCGATGTTCTCGCAGGCGACGAGGTCACTGATGTTGTTGGCCTTCGCCGAGCCGCCGTAGAGCACGCGGACCGAGGACGCGACCTCGGCACCGTACTTCTCGGCGAGGGTGGCGCGGATGGCTCCGCACACCTCCTCGGCGTCCGCCGGGGTCGCGACCTTGCCGGTGCCGATGGCCCAGACCGGCTCGTAGGCGACGACGACGTCCTTGACCTGCTCGTTCTTGAGCCCCTTGAGGCCCTCGACCAGCTGGGCCGTGGTGTGGGCGATGTGCTCGCCCGCCTCGCGGACCTCGAGCTTCTCCCCCACGCACAGGATCGGCGTGATGCCGTGCTTGAGCGCGGCCTTGACCTTCTTGTTCACCAGTTCGTCGGACTCGCCGTGGTACTCACGCCGCTCTGAGTGCCCGACGGTGACGAAGCTGCAGCCCAGCTTCTTCAGCATCAGGCCCGACACGTCTCCGGTGTAGGCACCGGAATCGTGCGGCGACAGATCCTGGGCGCCGTAGGTGAGCGACAGCTTGTCGCCGTCGGTCAGCGTCTGGACGCTGCGGATGTCGGTGAACGGCGGCAGGACCGCGACGTCGACCTTCGCGTAGTACTTCTCCGGCAGGGCGAAGGCGATCTTCTGAACCAGCGCGATGGCTTCGAGGTGGTTCTGGTTCATCTTCCAGTTGCCGGCGATGAGCGGTTTGCGCGCCACTAGTCGTTCTCTCCCAGCACAGCGACTCCGGGCAGTTCCTTGCCCTCCAGGTACTCCAGCGACGCGCCGCCGCCGGTCGAGATGTGCGAGAAGCCGTCCTCCGGCAGACCGAGCTGCCGCACGGCCGCGGCGGAGTCGCCGCCGCCGACCACGGTGAAGGCGTCGCTCTTGACCAGTGCTTCGGCCACGGCACGGGTGCCGCCGGAGAAGGACTCGAACTCGAACACGCCCATCGGGCCGTTCCAGAACACGGTCGCGGCGTCGGCCAGCTTGCCCGCGAACAGCTCACGGGACTTCGGGCCGATGTCGAGACCCATGCGGTCGGCCGGGATGGCCGTCGCGTCGACGACGTCGAACTCCGCGTCGGCCGCGAAGCCCTTCGCGGCGAGGACGTCCACCGGCAGGATCAGCTCGACACCGCGCTTCTCCGCCTCGGCGAGGAAACCGCGGACCTGGTCCAGCTGGTCCTCCTGCAGCAGCGAGTTCCCGACCTCGTGGCCCTGGGCCTTGAGGAAGGTGTACGCCATGCCGCCGCCGATGAGCAGCCTGTCGACCTTGGTCAGCAGGTTCGCGATCACGCCCAGCTTGTCCGACACCTTCGCGCCGCCGAGGACGACGACGTACGGCCGGGCGAGGTCCTCGGTGAGCTTCTTGAGGACGTCGACCTCGGCGAGCACCAGACCGCCCGCGTACGCCGGAAGCGCACGAGCGATCTCGTAGACCGAGGCCTGCTTGCGGTGCACGACACCGAAGCCGTCGGAGACGAACGCGCCGCCGGGGACGAGCGCGGCCAGCTCGGCGGCCAGCTCCTGGCGTTCCGCCTCGACCTTGCTGGTCTCGCGCGCGTCGAAGCGCACGTTTTCCAGCAGGGCCACCTGGCCGTCGGTCAGGCCCGCGACGGTGGCCTTGGCGGACTCGCCGACCAGGTCACCCGCCAGCGGGACGTCGACGCCGAGCAGCTCGGTGAGCTTCGCGGCGACCGGCGCGAGCGAGAACTTCGGGTCCGGCTCGCCCTTGGGACGGCCGAGGTGGGCCGTGACGACCACCTTCGCGCCCGCCTCGGCGAGCCGCTTGAGGGTCGGCAGGGCCGCGCGGACGCGGCCGTCGTCGGTGATGGTCTCCCCGTCGAGCGGGACGTTCAGGTCGGATCGCACGAGTACGAACCGGCCCGAAACGTCCCCGCTCAGCAGGTCTTCGAGGTTCTTCAGCGCCATCGGTCAGGAAAGCTTGGTGCCGACGAGCTTGACGAGGTCGGCGAGGCGGTTGGAGTAGCCCCACTCGTTGTCGTACCAGCCGATGACCTTGACCTGGTTGCCGATGACCTTGGTCAGCGGCGCGTCGTAGATGCAGGACGCCGGGTCGGTGACGATGTCGGCCGAAACGATCGGGTCCTCGTTGTAGCGCAGGATGCCGGCCAGGGGGCCCTCGGCGGCGGCCTTGTACGCGGCGTTGATCTCCTCGAGGGTCGCGCTCTTGGTCAGCGTGACGGTGAGGTCGGTGGCCGAGCCGGTCGGGATCGGGACACGCAGCGCGTAGCCGTCGAGCTTGCCCTGCAGCTCCGGCAGGACCAGGCCGATGGCCTTGGCGGCGCCGGTCGAGGTCGGGACGATGTTCAGCGCGGCGGCGCGGGCGCGGCGCAGGTCCTTGTGCGGCGCGTCCTGCAGGTTCTGGTCCTGCGTGTACGCGTGGATCGTGGTCATCAGGCCCTGCTCGATGCCGAACGAGTCCTGCAGGACCTTGGCCAGCGGGCCGAGGCAGTTCGTGGTGCAGGAGGCGTTCGAGATGATGTTCTGCGAGCCGTCGTACTTGTCGTCGTTGACGCCCAGCACCACGGTCAGGTCCTCGCCCTTGGCGGGCGCGGAGATGATGACCTTCTTCGCGCCGCCGGCGAGGTGCGCCTTCGCGGCGTCGGCGTTGGTGAAGAAGCCGGTCGACTCGACGACGACGTCCACACCCAGGTCGGCCCAGGGCAGGTTGGCCGGGTCGCGCTCGGCGAGGGCCTTGATCGTCTTGCCGTCCACGACGATGCCCTCGTCGCTGACGCTGACCTCGCCGGGGAAGCGGCCGAGGATGGAGTCGTACTTCAGCAGGTGGGCCATCGTGGCGACGTCGCCGAGGTCGTTGAACGCGACAACCTCGATGTCGTGACCGGCGGCCTGCACGGCCCGGAAGAAGTTGCGGCCGATGCGGCCGAAGCCGTTGACACCTACGCGAACCGTCACTGCTGCCACTCCCTTGAGACTCGTCCGGGATCGCCCCGGTAAGACGTCCTTTACTCGGGCGCAACCCTAGCGTGCGTGCTCGGGCGACCCTCCTTGCCCTGACGAGACTTCCACCACTTGGTGGGTCAGGTCAAGAATCGATTAAGTGCGTCGCCACCAGGACGTCTTGGGAAAACTCTCAGCTTTGTTGTGCTAGCCGTCGCTCCAACGGGGTGCGCATCCGTGGCGTGACTCGCACCTCTCCGAACCACTCGGCCAGGTGGTTCGCCTCCGTCTCGACGGCTCT
This window encodes:
- the pgl gene encoding 6-phosphogluconolactonase, with the translated sequence MSKTEVVVYENPDLLAAATAARLITRIVDVQAAKGTASVVLTGGGTGIAILRELRDSSARDAIDWSRLDVYWGDERFVPADSDERNEKQAREALLDHVPLDPKRVHAMAPSDGEFGDDVDAAAAAYAEVLTSDVPAFDIMLLGLGGEGHTASIFPESPAVFEKDRSVVAVRDCPKPPPTRISLTLPAIRRAQDIWLVTGGDAKADAVAQALAGAGEVQIPVAGARGSRRTLWLLDRGSASKLTKVYQSPTA
- a CDS encoding sensor histidine kinase gives rise to the protein MSTEGLSMPGISVGGSGADAADRMRRAAGIVSFAKIKRPALVALGLDTLAIFLAALDVWLVIPEKAQPYSIYLSGAACLGLAFRRKLPFLAVIVTVPGFLAGWSQLAAMIALGFLATRKQMHWQTWTGFALVFTCRFVQWPLADFVELSWREHVLDGIYGVIVAGMPVAIGLLIGARTEISQKLSELAASRDRERRFHADAVRAEERARLAREMHDVVSHQITLIAMQAGALQAQTSDARSLETAQVIRQLSTKTLEELRSLVSVLRSGSEEDGPRPGINELDRLIRGSDVPVHLTVERIPDLLPSQISAAAYRTVQECLTNVHKHAPGATATIRIQGEHGSLKVEIRNERARTPGSALPSGGHGLTGLAERARLLGGSFETADTEDGGFRVRARYPLDR
- a CDS encoding RNA polymerase-binding protein RbpA produces the protein MVGGNAIRGTRVGAGPSGESERGESAPRRRISYWCANRHEAQPSFSMDAEIPEEWDCPRCGLPGGQDEKNPPAAPRTEPYKTHLAYVKERRSDADGEAILAEALERLRQRREI
- the secG gene encoding preprotein translocase subunit SecG, with translation MKLFLQILLIASSFFLVVAVLLHRGRGGGLSSLFGGGMQSSLSGSSVAEKNLDRITLLLGAVWLISIIGLGLLLKV
- the tpiA gene encoding triose-phosphate isomerase, with the protein product MARKPLIAGNWKMNQNHLEAIALVQKIAFALPEKYYAKVDVAVLPPFTDIRSVQTLTDGDKLSLTYGAQDLSPHDSGAYTGDVSGLMLKKLGCSFVTVGHSERREYHGESDELVNKKVKAALKHGITPILCVGEKLEVREAGEHIAHTTAQLVEGLKGLKNEQVKDVVVAYEPVWAIGTGKVATPADAEEVCGAIRATLAEKYGAEVASSVRVLYGGSAKANNISDLVACENIDGALVGGASLDGDEFTKLCALAAGGPLP
- a CDS encoding phosphoglycerate kinase: MKNLEDLLSGDVSGRFVLVRSDLNVPLDGETITDDGRVRAALPTLKRLAEAGAKVVVTAHLGRPKGEPDPKFSLAPVAAKLTELLGVDVPLAGDLVGESAKATVAGLTDGQVALLENVRFDARETSKVEAERQELAAELAALVPGGAFVSDGFGVVHRKQASVYEIARALPAYAGGLVLAEVDVLKKLTEDLARPYVVVLGGAKVSDKLGVIANLLTKVDRLLIGGGMAYTFLKAQGHEVGNSLLQEDQLDQVRGFLAEAEKRGVELILPVDVLAAKGFAADAEFDVVDATAIPADRMGLDIGPKSRELFAGKLADAATVFWNGPMGVFEFESFSGGTRAVAEALVKSDAFTVVGGGDSAAAVRQLGLPEDGFSHISTGGGASLEYLEGKELPGVAVLGEND
- the gap gene encoding type I glyceraldehyde-3-phosphate dehydrogenase translates to MTVRVGVNGFGRIGRNFFRAVQAAGHDIEVVAFNDLGDVATMAHLLKYDSILGRFPGEVSVSDEGIVVDGKTIKALAERDPANLPWADLGVDVVVESTGFFTNADAAKAHLAGGAKKVIISAPAKGEDLTVVLGVNDDKYDGSQNIISNASCTTNCLGPLAKVLQDSFGIEQGLMTTIHAYTQDQNLQDAPHKDLRRARAAALNIVPTSTGAAKAIGLVLPELQGKLDGYALRVPIPTGSATDLTVTLTKSATLEEINAAYKAAAEGPLAGILRYNEDPIVSADIVTDPASCIYDAPLTKVIGNQVKVIGWYDNEWGYSNRLADLVKLVGTKLS